One genomic region from Thalassotalea sp. PS06 encodes:
- the coxB gene encoding cytochrome c oxidase subunit II, whose amino-acid sequence MLGSLFSSAAWADMQLNMTKGVTDISQEVFGLHMLVMWICTAIGIVVFGAMFWSMIFHRKSKGVKPATFHESTKVEILWTAIPIIILIGMAWPATKTLIAMENNDNSDITIQVTGSQWKWHYKYFDSDIEFYSVLTTPKDQFDNRDGNYVTKGENYLLEVDKHLVIPVNKKVRFLITSDDVIHSWWVPDFAVKQDANPGFINEAWTKVNEPGIYRGQCAELCGKDHGYMPVVVEVKSEADYAMWIEEQKLAIEEAKLAEQESLASTMSMEELMSLGEETYVAYCAACHQTNGMGLPPAFPALKGSPMVTEDKAAHIDIVLNGKAGTSMAGFGKQLNLKQLAAVVTYERNAWGNNTGEMVQPADVNALAAPAQSAEVKAEDSKESAEKSVETVALVSEKSEASEDTASISEPATMEQLMAEGEKVYIAKCAACHQANGAGLPPAFPALKGSPMVTQDIPAHIEMVKNGKPGTAMMGFKDQLNAREMAAVITYERNAWGNDTGELVQASDIDAKQE is encoded by the coding sequence ATGTTGGGGAGTTTGTTTTCCAGCGCAGCTTGGGCAGACATGCAGTTAAACATGACCAAAGGTGTCACCGATATCAGTCAGGAAGTGTTCGGGCTGCATATGTTGGTAATGTGGATTTGTACTGCCATCGGTATTGTGGTGTTCGGCGCCATGTTCTGGTCGATGATTTTTCATCGCAAATCTAAAGGTGTTAAACCCGCCACCTTCCACGAAAGCACTAAAGTTGAAATACTTTGGACTGCTATTCCCATTATTATTCTTATTGGTATGGCCTGGCCTGCTACTAAGACCCTAATCGCCATGGAAAATAATGACAATTCCGACATCACCATTCAGGTGACTGGTTCGCAATGGAAATGGCATTACAAGTATTTTGATTCCGATATTGAGTTCTATTCCGTACTCACTACGCCGAAAGATCAATTTGATAACCGTGATGGTAACTATGTGACCAAAGGTGAGAACTACCTACTAGAGGTAGATAAACACCTGGTTATCCCGGTTAACAAGAAAGTACGTTTCCTTATTACCTCTGATGACGTTATTCACTCCTGGTGGGTTCCGGATTTTGCCGTTAAGCAAGATGCCAACCCGGGCTTTATTAATGAAGCCTGGACCAAGGTAAATGAACCGGGTATCTATCGCGGTCAATGTGCTGAGCTGTGCGGTAAAGACCATGGCTATATGCCAGTGGTTGTTGAGGTGAAATCTGAAGCCGATTACGCCATGTGGATTGAAGAGCAAAAGCTGGCTATCGAAGAAGCTAAGCTTGCTGAGCAAGAATCTCTGGCATCTACCATGTCGATGGAAGAGTTGATGAGCTTAGGTGAAGAAACCTACGTAGCCTACTGTGCAGCCTGTCACCAAACCAATGGTATGGGTTTACCACCGGCGTTCCCAGCATTGAAAGGCAGCCCAATGGTTACCGAAGATAAAGCCGCACACATTGACATCGTTCTTAACGGTAAAGCGGGTACTTCGATGGCTGGTTTTGGTAAGCAATTAAACCTTAAACAACTAGCTGCTGTTGTGACTTACGAGCGTAATGCCTGGGGTAACAATACCGGTGAAATGGTTCAGCCTGCCGACGTTAATGCCCTTGCAGCTCCTGCTCAATCTGCGGAAGTTAAAGCAGAAGACAGCAAAGAATCTGCTGAAAAGAGTGTTGAAACTGTCGCACTGGTTTCTGAGAAATCAGAAGCATCAGAAGATACCGCTAGCATCAGTGAACCTGCGACCATGGAACAACTGATGGCCGAAGGTGAAAAAGTCTACATCGCCAAATGTGCTGCTTGTCACCAAGCCAATGGTGCGGGTTTACCACCGGCATTCCCGGCTCTTAAAGGCAGTCCAATGGTTACCCAGGATATCCCGGCTCACATCGAAATGGTGAAAAACGGCAAACCTGGAACGGCAATGATGGGCTTTAAAGATCAGTTAAATGCCCGTGAGATGGCGGCTGTTATTACTTATGAGCGAAACGCCTGGGGTAATGACACCGGTGAGCTTGTGCAAGCAAGCGATATCGATGCCAAGCAAGAATAA
- the ctaD gene encoding cytochrome c oxidase subunit I: protein MTTVTDTIENVDEHHDHHADHKMTGIKRWLLTTNHKDIGSLYLWFSFIMLLTGGAMAMVIRAELFQPGLQIVEPDFFNQMTTVHGLIMVFGAIMPAFTGLANWMIPMMIGAPDMALPRLNNWSFWILPFAFAILLASLFMEGGGPNFGWTFYAPLSTTYSNGSTAFFVFAVHIMGISSIMGAINIIVTIMNMRAPGMTYMKMPLFVWTFFITAYLLIAVMPVLAGTVTMVLTDTYFGTSFFDAAGGGDPVLFQHIFWFFGHPEVYIMILPAFGIVSTTIPAFSRKPLFGYSSMVYATASIAFLSFIVWAHHMFTTGMPLAGELFFMYCTMLIAVPTGVKVFNWVATMWRGAITFETPMLFSIAFVILFTIGGFSGLMLAMTPVDFQYHDTYFVVAHFHYVLVTGSLFSIFAAVYYWLPKWTGHMYSERLGKWHFWCSMVSVNVLFFPMHFLGLAGMPRRIPDYALQFADFNKWVSIGGFAFGLSQLIFLVLVIKCIRAGKQAEAKSWEGAQGLEWTVASPAPYHTFSTPPKVD from the coding sequence ATGACGACTGTAACAGACACAATTGAAAACGTGGATGAGCATCATGATCATCATGCCGATCACAAAATGACTGGCATCAAACGTTGGCTTTTAACAACCAACCATAAAGACATTGGTTCTTTATATCTGTGGTTCTCTTTCATAATGCTGTTAACCGGTGGTGCCATGGCTATGGTCATCCGGGCAGAATTATTCCAGCCGGGTCTGCAAATTGTAGAACCAGACTTTTTTAACCAGATGACCACAGTACATGGTCTGATCATGGTATTTGGTGCCATCATGCCGGCCTTTACAGGTTTGGCGAACTGGATGATCCCGATGATGATTGGAGCGCCGGATATGGCGCTACCACGCTTGAATAACTGGAGCTTCTGGATTTTACCTTTCGCGTTCGCGATTCTTTTAGCTTCGCTATTTATGGAAGGTGGTGGTCCTAACTTCGGATGGACCTTCTACGCGCCATTATCTACAACCTATTCAAATGGTAGTACCGCATTCTTTGTATTCGCTGTCCATATTATGGGGATATCCTCAATCATGGGTGCGATCAACATTATCGTTACTATCATGAATATGCGTGCGCCTGGCATGACTTACATGAAAATGCCATTGTTCGTATGGACCTTCTTCATTACCGCTTACCTGTTAATCGCCGTTATGCCGGTACTGGCAGGTACCGTAACTATGGTATTAACTGACACCTATTTCGGTACATCTTTCTTTGATGCCGCTGGTGGTGGTGACCCGGTTTTATTCCAGCATATCTTCTGGTTCTTCGGTCATCCCGAAGTTTACATCATGATATTGCCGGCATTTGGTATCGTATCGACAACCATTCCTGCATTTTCTAGAAAACCATTATTTGGTTACAGCTCAATGGTTTACGCTACCGCCTCAATCGCATTCCTGTCATTTATCGTATGGGCTCACCATATGTTTACTACGGGTATGCCGCTAGCGGGAGAATTGTTCTTCATGTACTGCACCATGTTAATCGCCGTCCCTACCGGGGTTAAGGTATTTAACTGGGTAGCAACCATGTGGCGCGGCGCCATTACTTTCGAAACCCCAATGCTTTTCTCTATCGCCTTTGTGATTTTGTTTACTATCGGTGGTTTCTCAGGGTTGATGCTGGCAATGACACCGGTGGATTTCCAATATCATGATACCTATTTCGTCGTTGCCCATTTCCATTATGTTCTGGTAACCGGTTCATTATTCTCGATTTTTGCAGCGGTTTATTACTGGCTACCGAAATGGACTGGTCATATGTATAGCGAAAGACTGGGCAAATGGCATTTCTGGTGTTCGATGGTTTCAGTAAACGTGCTGTTCTTCCCAATGCACTTCCTTGGTCTGGCCGGTATGCCACGTCGTATTCCGGATTATGCATTGCAATTTGCTGACTTTAACAAGTGGGTAAGTATTGGTGGTTTCGCGTTCGGTTTGTCGCAGTTGATATTCCTGGTACTGGTTATCAAGTGTATTCGCGCCGGTAAACAAGCAGAAGCGAAATCCTGGGAAGGCGCCCAAGGCCTGGAATGGACGGTGGCTTCACCGGCACCATACCACACCTTCTCTACACCACCGAAAGTCGATTAA
- a CDS encoding cytochrome c oxidase assembly protein — MSEKTPEQKPEQSPEQVSDQNQPQIKKSVVKLCITVVAMFGFGFALVPLYDVFCEITGLNGKTATEATTYQADGVDESRTITVQFISRTAKNAAWQFEPEMNSIQVHPGEMKFVKFYAKNNTGDHAVAQAVPSVSPGQAANYFQKIECFCFNQQPLQANEDIWMPLQFYVDPDLPEDMTELTLSYTLYDITASEGS, encoded by the coding sequence ATGTCAGAGAAAACACCAGAGCAAAAACCAGAACAATCACCAGAACAGGTGTCGGATCAAAACCAACCACAGATAAAAAAATCTGTTGTTAAGTTATGTATCACAGTCGTTGCTATGTTCGGGTTTGGTTTTGCTTTGGTACCTCTCTATGACGTGTTTTGTGAAATAACCGGTTTAAACGGCAAGACCGCCACTGAGGCGACAACCTATCAGGCGGATGGCGTAGACGAAAGTCGAACCATTACGGTGCAGTTTATCAGTCGCACTGCTAAAAATGCCGCCTGGCAGTTTGAACCAGAAATGAATTCCATCCAGGTTCACCCGGGTGAAATGAAATTTGTGAAGTTTTATGCCAAAAATAACACCGGCGATCATGCGGTAGCGCAAGCGGTACCAAGTGTTTCACCGGGCCAGGCTGCGAATTACTTTCAGAAAATAGAATGTTTCTGTTTTAACCAGCAGCCATTACAGGCTAATGAAGATATCTGGATGCCATTGCAGTTTTATGTCGATCCGGACTTACCTGAAGATATGACCGAGCTTACCTTGTCCTACACCTTGTATGACATAACCGCGAGCGAGGGTTCATAG